A window of Ipomoea triloba cultivar NCNSP0323 chromosome 2, ASM357664v1 contains these coding sequences:
- the LOC116011169 gene encoding probable aldehyde dehydrogenase, which yields MYQLQAFTQLRNRATRTAITYLGSLGTTRPNHSWPYANEEVGTRASHSLPFATLNVEDISGSQPAEVHNLVQGNWIKSSSWNTLLDPLNGESFIKVAEVQEAELQPFLESMRKCPKHGLHNPFKAPERYLMLGDISAKAAHMLSLPEVSDFFTRLIQRVSPKSYQQALGEVIVTQKFLENFSGDQVRFLARSFGVPGNHLGQQSHGFRWPYGPVAIVTPFNFPLEIPVLQLMGALYMGNKPVLKVDSKVCIVMEQMLRLLHDCGLPIEDVDFLNSDGKTMNKLLVEGKPRMTLFTGSSRVAEKLAGDLKGRIKLEDAGFDWKILGPDVDEVDYIAWVCDQDAYACSGQKCSAQSILFMHENWSKSPLINLMSSLAARRKLDDLTVGPVLTFTTKAMLDHMNKLLQIPGSKLLFGGEALQNHSIPSIYGAIRPTAIFVPLEEILKDENYDLVTTEIFGPFQIVTEYKDNQLPMVLNALERMDANLTAAVVSNDQLFLQEVIGNSVNGTTYAGIRARTTGAPQNHWFGPAGDPRGAGIGTPEAIKLVWSCHREIIYDIGPVSPAWKLPQAT from the exons ATGTATCAGTTACAAGCGTTCACACAGTTGAGAAATAGAGCAACTCGGACTGCCATCACTTATCTGGGTTCACTCGGCACTACCAG ACCCAACCATTCCTGGCCCTATGCTAATGAAGAAGTGGGAACCAGAGCCAGCCATTCTTTGCCATTTGCAACTTTGAATGTTGAAGATATATCCGGCTCTCAACCTGCTGAAGTACACAACTTAG TGCAGGGAAATTGGATAAAATCTTCCAGTTGGAACACATTATTGGATCCCCTAAATGGGGAGTCATTTATTAAAGTTGCAGAAGTACAAGAAGCAGAACTGCAG CCATTCTTGGAGAGCATGAGAAAGTGCCCCAAACATGGCCTACATAATCCATTTAAGGCACCAGAAAG GTACCTAATGTTGGGAGACATATCTGCAAAGGCAGCTCATATGCTATCATTGCCTGAA GTTTCTGATTTCTTCACAAGGTTAATACAGAGGGTGTCTCCTAAGAGTTACCAGCAAGCTCTGGGTGAAGTTATTGTCACACAGAAGTTTTTGGAAAATTTTTCTGGTGATCAG GTTCGATTTCTGGCAAGGTCTTTTGGAGTACCTGGAAATCATCTTGGACAGCAGAGCCATGGCTTCCGCTGGCCTTATGGTCCT GTGGCCATTGTTACTCCCTTTAATTTTCCCTTGGAGATTCCTGTACTTCAGTTGATGGGTGCATTATACATGGGAAATAAGCCAGTTCTTAAAGTTGATAGCAAG GTGTGCATTGTAATGGAACAAATGCTACGTCTGCTTCATGATTGTGGGCTACCAATAGAGGATGTTGATTTCTTAAATTCTGATGGAAAGACAATGAACAAACTACTAGTAGAG GGAAAACCACGCATGACTCTATTCACTGGTAGCTCGAGAGTAGCAGAGAAGTTAGCAGGGGACCTTAAAGGTCGCATCAAGCTGGAAGATGCTGGATTTGACTGGAAGATCCTTGGCCCTGATGTTGATGAG GTGGATTACATCGCGTGGGTTTGTGATCAAGATGCCTACGCATGTAGTGGTCAGAAGTGCTCAGCTCAATCAATACTTTTTATGCATGAG AATTGGAGCAAAAGTCCCCTCATCAACTTAATGAGCTCACTCGCTGCAAGAAGAAAGCTAGATGACTTAACAGTTGGTCCTGTTCTCACT TTTACAACCAAAGCAATGTTAGATCATATGAATAAATTGCTTCAGATACCAGGATCAAAGCTTCTCTTCGGTGGTGAAGCCTTGCAAAATCATTCCATCCCTTCAATTTATGGTGCCATTAGACCAACTGCCATTTTTGTTCCTCTAGAAGAAATCCTAAAGGATGAAAATTACGATCTTGTGACAACAGAAATTTTTGGCCCATTCCAG ATAGTCACCGAATACAAAGATAATCAATTGCCTATGGTCTTGAATGCCCTTGAAAGGATGGATGCAAATTTAACGGCTGCTGTAGTTTCAAATGATCAACTGTTCCTGCAA GAAGTAATCGGAAATTCTGTTAATGGAACTACTTATGCCGGAATCAGAGCAAGAACAACAGGGGCACCACAAAATCACTG GTTCGGTCCGGCCGGAGATCCGAGAGGAGCCGGAATTGGGACACCGGAAGCAATAAAGCTAGTTTGGTCTTGCCatagagaaattatatatgataTCGGCCCTGTATCGCCAGCATGGAAACTTCCACAAGCGACGTAA